The following DNA comes from uncultured Methanobrevibacter sp..
TTTCAAATTTAATAATGTTGCCGATAACCATGTTCATATCATTTAAAAGCTTTCAGCATGGTTGGGATCCAGACAACATTACAAGTCCAATAATTGCTGCATTCGGTGATTTGTTTACTTTGCCAGCTATTATTATGTCTCTTTTTATATTGCAGCTGTTAAGTGTCAATTGGATTATAAAAGATGCAGCACTTATCGTTATATTTTTAATTGTAATAGTATCATTTATTTACTGCTACAGATTATCATATGAGACTAAAACAATTCTATCACAATCCACTCCTGTTTTGCTTTTATGCTCCTTTTTAGGATGTTCTGCAGGAGGAATATTAAATGGTGCGGTTGAAACATTGCTCTCCAATCCAAGTCTGTTGACATTGATACCATTGTTTTCAGGAGAATGCGGAAGCTTAATTAGTATTTTGGGAGCAAGACTATCATCAGGAATTCATTCTGGTTTAGTGGAGCCAATAAGAAAGCCTGAGGGAGAAGCTTTGCATAACTTTGCAGTCTGTTTTATTTTAGCCATTGTCATTTTCCCATTTATAGGAATACTCGCTGAAGGTTCATCTTTGGTATTTGGCGTTACTGGAGTCGGATTTGAAAAAATAATTCCAATTTCTGCATTGTCCGGACTTATTTTAGTCACTATAATGGTATTTTTAGTCTATTATATTTCAATAACCTCCTACAATCATAATTTAGACCCGGATAATATTGTAATTCCAATTTCAACAAGCGTTACAGATTCAATTTCAAGTCTGATTTTGATTTCCGTGTCACTGATGTTGTTAAGCATTTTTATTTAATTAAATCTAATACCAGGCCTTTAAGATAAATTCGCAGTCATTAGTTCTAAAGTAATCATAGTTTATATTGTTTTCATCAAATCTTTTTGGAAGTTGAACAAGCACAGCCTTTGCATTGGGCTTGTCAAAGTGAATGAAGATTATGGCGCTCGTATCGTCATAGAACTCAATTTTATTGTTCAAATAGATTTCATCATATCTTACCGGTTCCCATGATTTATCTTTAACGAGCCTTGTTGAACCCATAAAATAGTTTAAATCATATTTTTCATCTTCATCAATGAGTAAATAGTAGTCAAATGCTCTTAAATTTCCTTTGAATACTTTAAAATAATCACAGCTATGGGAATTTTGGTCATGATTGCGATTGCATTTACCGTCATTTTGAAAATCCTTTAAAACATATTTTTTGAAAAAGTCACATTTTACCATCCTATTTACTGAATGAATTTTATTTGAAGATTCATCATTTCCAATTTTTACACTTGAAATACTACTCTCCTTTGGAATCAGTTCAATCGATGTTTTGATTTTGGAGTTGAAGAGGTTTTTCGTTACAAACTTGTTGTAGTCACTTCCCATTGCAAGTAATTTAGCATAAGAAACACTATTTGGAATAACCTGTCCTTCTTCATTAACAATTGCAAGACCGGGAGTTCCTTTTTTATTTACTTCCCAATTTGGAGGAGTTCCTGGATTGTTTATTAGATTGACTACAGATTCTTCAAGCAGTGTTTGAATATGTTCGTTTTCACTTTGTCTTACTATTTTTTCTGTACTGATTTCATTCAAGGAAAGAACGATTCCCATCACCATTAAAAGGATTATTATAATGACCCCTATTTCAAGTGTAACATTTCCCTTATTATCCATTCTCTTCACTCCCAAGACCGTATTTTTTCTTATGGGATGAATCTAAAATCAGGCTGTTCCAATCATCCGGGTTTATTTTTTCACCATTATAATGATCTGAAAAGACTACATGGTCACTACAGGATAATGATTCGTTTTTAAGTGGCGTATGTGTTTGAATAAATACTTCCATACCATAATGAGGACATTTTCCTTTTCCTTCAAGTCTACATAAATAACAGCTTCCGTCAGCACTTTCATGGAAATATCCTTTGTCTAAACAATCTTTCAATACTCCCGGGTCTCCATGATGAATATAAGGGTCATATGGGCATTTTTTGATATACAATGGTGCAGTTGCTTCAATGTATGATTCAGGTGATTTCAAATGATGCAAGACCATATATCCTGCTATTGCATTTTTGTAGTGAATTTTATTGTCATATGTTAAAATTCCGGAAGCTATTGTTAATTTTGCAAGTGGCAGTGGATCTCTTAAACCCTCTATCGATGCATTTTTTTCTATGGTATTTGAGTATTTAATGTCATCCTTTTTCACGTTTAATTTTACTTTGAAGAGTATTTTCCAGGGAGTTTCTGTGTTTTCAACTGATAATACTTCTGATGAGATATCCACTCCATATTTTTTTTCTAATTCCTTATTTTTTTCTTTTAATATATTATTCAAATTTTTTTTAATCTGATTTTTGCTGTTGAAAACGGGCAAACCGTTGTATACCTTTTGTGTAGCTTCAGCTATTGCATCCCTTCCAAGAACTTCCAGATTTCTCGAATAGTCGTCAATAATATATTTGAAATTATTATTTGATTTTAATTCGATATTTCCATTTTCAATGTAATTTATACTTGTTATTATAAAAATTGATATTAATAACAAGGATACAATTAAAATGGCTACACTACCTACTAACATATTGCCTTTAGAGTCAATTTTCATAATATTTAACTTGACAATGTTTTTATTAATTTATTTCTCAACTGCGACTCCATGATTCTGCATAAATGTGTATTACATTTTTTGAAATTAAGTGAAAATAGTAATAAAAAAAATACTTATTTATATTATTGATTAGAAACTATACTTATTAGAAAATATATGGAGGATTTACATGTCAGATACTGTAAGAACATGGCGTCATATACAACAAAGATACAATCTTATTGGTACCAAATGTACCACCTGTGGAGAATTATTCTTCCCATCTCGTGTAGTTTGTCCTAATTGTAGAAGAAAAGGAAATCTTGAACCTTTCCAATTTTCAGGAAAAGGTAAAATTCACACATTTTCAGTAATCAGATCCGCACCTGATAACTTTAAAAAATCAGCTCCTTATGCTGTAGCTGTTGTTGAACTTGAAGAAGGTGCTAAATTAACTTCACAACTTGTCGACTGTGATGTTGAAGATATTGAAATCGGTGACGATGTGGAAATGGTATTTAGAAGAATCAGAGAAGATGGAGAGGATGGAGTAATCTCCTATGGATACAAATTCAAAGTTATCAAATAATACTGCTGTTATTTTAGTAAGTCATGGAAGTACATTGCCTTACGCAGAAGAAGTATTTGTTGAAATTAAAGAGAAATTTATCAAAAAAACCGGTCTTGCAACTGAAATTGGTTATATGAAGGTTTCAGAACCTACAATTGCAGGAGCTGTTGAAATTTTAAAAGATGAAGTTGATGATTTAGATAAAATCATAGCTTTACCTGTGTTTTTAGCTCCAGGAATTCATACCAATATTGACATTCCACAATTGTTGGGTCTCGAGCCTTTGGAAGAAGATCCAAGATGTCCGGATGGAAACTATCCTCCAGAACATTACTTGTCCATTGCTGATG
Coding sequences within:
- a CDS encoding magnesium transporter; translated protein: MKSKQKKIRSSLSTQAFSDFYGEHKSILKEGLIALLICAIGDLIAGIILGKMTFFLETFPGLLVMIPGAIGMRGNIFGSFASRLSTNLHIGIISPKFERSEELNHNIFSSFVLTLVLSLFLGIVANLMCLLLHYPAMSLIDFILISVIAGVISNLIMLPITMFISFKSFQHGWDPDNITSPIIAAFGDLFTLPAIIMSLFILQLLSVNWIIKDAALIVIFLIVIVSFIYCYRLSYETKTILSQSTPVLLLCSFLGCSAGGILNGAVETLLSNPSLLTLIPLFSGECGSLISILGARLSSGIHSGLVEPIRKPEGEALHNFAVCFILAIVIFPFIGILAEGSSLVFGVTGVGFEKIIPISALSGLILVTIMVFLVYYISITSYNHNLDPDNIVIPISTSVTDSISSLILISVSLMLLSIFI
- a CDS encoding Zn-ribbon domain-containing OB-fold protein, coding for MSDTVRTWRHIQQRYNLIGTKCTTCGELFFPSRVVCPNCRRKGNLEPFQFSGKGKIHTFSVIRSAPDNFKKSAPYAVAVVELEEGAKLTSQLVDCDVEDIEIGDDVEMVFRRIREDGEDGVISYGYKFKVIK